CAGGTAACTGCCGAAGTTGAGGTTGACGCGCGGTTGCAGGGCTCGGCCGATTTCCTGTTCGACGTTGTGGGTTTCAAACAGCGGGCGTTCGCCTTTAAACAATTCTATCCTGCCCAATGCGCCGTGGACGTATTGTTCGGCAAAACGCGTCATCCGTCCGTGGTTTACGGTGGAATCGACGAGGATTTTCTGCGTGTCGCAGCCGAACATATCGCGCAATACGCGCAGGCTAAGCGGTAAGTCTTGATATAGCAGGGTTTCCGGCGGTTGGATTTTTGCCTGTTCCCGGATGTGTTCCCACACTTTGGTCAGGTAGTCGATGTCGGACTGGAGCTGTTCGTCGGTGGCGTTTTCGGCGTTGGTGCGGATGATGTAGCCGTGGCATGCCTTTTCCGGCAGGAGCTTGTTGAGACGCTCGCGCAGGTTGCTTCGTTCCGTATCGTCCTCGATACGCTGGGATACGCCGATATGTTCTTCCTGCGGAAGATGGACGAGGAAACGCCCTGCCAGCGAGATTTGTGTGGAAAGGCGCGCCCCTTTGGTGTTGATCGGGTCTTTGATGACCTGCACCAAAACCGACTGCCCTTCAAACAACATATGTTCGATGCGCTGGGTTTCGTCGGGGTTGCGGCGTTGCTCCAGGATATCGACGATGTGTAAAAACGCTGCGCGTTCTAAACCGATGTCGATGAACGCGCTCTGCATGCCGGGCAGTACGCGGCGCACCACGCCCAGATAGATATTGCCAACCAGGCTGTGCCCGCTATTGCGCTCGATGTGCAGCTCGCAGATATTGTTTTCCTCCAACACCGCCACGCGCGTTTCCTGCGGCGTGATGTTGACCAATATCGTTTCGGGCGGGCGCGCGATGTCTTTGGGGATGGGGAGTCCTGACAACATGGTTTTTCCTGAAAATGTAATAAAAATATTTTTGCACCCGTTCCGCTGCGCAGAGCGGGTGCAAAAATATTTTTCACAATGCCTATCATACTTTAAAAAAGAAACTTTGACACACTCCGCACATGCCGTCTGAATGTGCATCTGTTCCGCACTTGCCAAACGGGGGAAATGCCCCTATATTGATTATCATTGCAAAATTTTCGGAAACCCAATATGCAGACCGTTACCATGTACACAGGTCCGTTTTGTCCCTACTGCACGATGGCGAAAAGGCTGCTGCACGCGGCAGGTGTCGGACATATCGACGAAATCCGTGTCGATGCAAGCCCCGAAGCCTTTGCCGAAATGCAGCAGCTTTCGGGACAGCGCAGCGTGCCGCAGATTTTCATCGGCGAAACGCACATCGGCGGATTTACCGACCTCTACCGCCTCCAGCAGGAAGGCGGGCTGGACGGACTGCTGAACCCTTAACCCCCAACTAGGAAAACAAAATGAGCGAAGAACTGCAACCCGTATTCAGCATCGAACGACTGTATGTCAAAGACTTGTCTTTGGAAGTGCCGCACGCGCCGCAAATCTTTTTGGAACAGGGCGAGCCCGAAGTGGATATGCGCGTTTCCACCGGCAGCCAAAAGCTGGAAGACGGCTACTACAACGTGGACGTTACCGTTACCGTTACCGCCAAATTGGATAACGAGCGCACGATGTTTTTGAACGAAGTAACCCAAAGCGGTATTTTCCGTCTGGAAAACATCCCCGAAGAAGATGCCGACCTGCTGCTCGGCGTGGCGTGTCCGAACATCCTCTTCCCTTACGCGCGCGAAGCCGTTTCCAGTACGGTAACGCGCGCCGGCTTCCCGCCCGTCCTGCTTGCGCCGATTAATTTTGAGGCGATTTACCAACAACAGCAGGAAGCCGAAGCCGCCGGAGCTTGATTCCTGCCTGTCCGATGCCGTCTGAATCCGTTTCAGACGGCATTTTTGTTTTCGGATAAAATAAGCGCGTCCAAAGGAATCTGCCTATGATGTCGCCCGAAACCCAGAAACAGCTCAAAATCACCGATGTTTCCGCCAAGAAGCTCGACAAACTCAACCTCCATACCGCGTGGGATTTGGTGTTGCACCTGCCGCTGCGTTACGAAGACGAGACGCACATTATGCCGATTAAGGACGCGCCGATCGGCGTGCCGTGTCAGGTTGAGGGCGAGGTTATCCATCAGGAAGTAACGTTCAAACCGCGCAAGCAGCTGATTGTCCAAATTGCCGACGGCTCCGGCAGCGTCCTTTTTTTGCGCTTCATCCACTTTTACGCCAGCAACCAGAAACAGATGGCGGTCGGCAAGCGCATCCGTGCTGTGGGCGAAATCAAACACGGGTTTCACGGCGATGAGATGATTCACCCTAAAATCCGCGATGCTGAGAGCGGCGGTTTGGCAGAAAGCCTCACGCCTGTCTATCCGACCGTAAACGGTTTGAACCAGCCCACTTTGCGCCGCATCATTCAGACGGCCTTGGACGTTACGCCGCTGCACGACACGCTGCCCGATGCCCTGCTGTGCCGTCTGAAGCTGCCGCACCTCGCCGAAAGCCTGCGCTTTTTGCATTCGCCGCCGCCGAGTTTTACCATCCACCAGCTTTCCGACGGCGCGCTTCCCGCATGGCAGCGGCTTAAATTCGACGAACTTTTGGCACAACAGTTGTCCATGCGGCTGGCGCGACAGAAGCGCGTCAGCGGCACGGCGGCGGCATTGGGCGGCGACGGCACATTGACCAAAGCCCTGCGCCACGCCTTACCGTTTGCCCTGACCGATGCACAAGAAAAAGTTGTTTCCGAAATCTGCCGTGATATGGCGCAAACCCACCCCATGCACCGCCTGTTGCAAGGCGATGTCGGCAGCGGCAAAACCATCGTCGCCGCCTTGTCCGCCTTAACCGCCATCGAATCCGGCGCGCAGGCGGCCGTGATGGCGCCGACTGAAATCCTTGCCGAACAGCATTTCATCAAGTTCAAACAATGGCTCGAGCCGTTAGGACTCGAAGTCGTCTGGCTCTCCGGCAGCCAGCGCAAAAAAGCCAAAGACGAAGCCAAAGCCAAACTCGCCGACGGCACCGTCAAAATCGCCGTCGGCACGCACGCCCTGTTTTCAGACGACGTCGAGTTTCAAAATCTGGGCTTGGTGATTGTGGACGAACAACACCGCTTCGGCGTCGCCCAACGCCTCGCCCTCAAAAACAAAGGGCGCGACGTCCACCAGCTGATGATGTCCGCCACGCCTATCCCGCGCACGCTTGCCATGAGTTTCTT
Above is a window of Neisseria sp. Marseille-Q6792 DNA encoding:
- the recG gene encoding ATP-dependent DNA helicase RecG, producing the protein MMSPETQKQLKITDVSAKKLDKLNLHTAWDLVLHLPLRYEDETHIMPIKDAPIGVPCQVEGEVIHQEVTFKPRKQLIVQIADGSGSVLFLRFIHFYASNQKQMAVGKRIRAVGEIKHGFHGDEMIHPKIRDAESGGLAESLTPVYPTVNGLNQPTLRRIIQTALDVTPLHDTLPDALLCRLKLPHLAESLRFLHSPPPSFTIHQLSDGALPAWQRLKFDELLAQQLSMRLARQKRVSGTAAALGGDGTLTKALRHALPFALTDAQEKVVSEICRDMAQTHPMHRLLQGDVGSGKTIVAALSALTAIESGAQAAVMAPTEILAEQHFIKFKQWLEPLGLEVVWLSGSQRKKAKDEAKAKLADGTVKIAVGTHALFSDDVEFQNLGLVIVDEQHRFGVAQRLALKNKGRDVHQLMMSATPIPRTLAMSFFADLDVSVIDELPPGRTPIKTRLVNNVRRAEVEGFVLNICRKGQQAYWVCPLIEESETLQLQTATETLEQLQAALPELNIGLVHGRMKAAEKAEVMAEFAAGRLNVLVATTVIEVGVDVPNAALMVIEHAERMGLAQLHQLRGRVGRGAAESVCVLLFAEPLSELAKARLKVIYEHTDGFEIARQDLNIRGPGEFLGARQSGVPMLRFANLEEDLHLLEQAREIAPLLIEQNPEIVEAHLARWLSSREGYLGV
- the rng gene encoding ribonuclease G; its protein translation is MLSGLPIPKDIARPPETILVNITPQETRVAVLEENNICELHIERNSGHSLVGNIYLGVVRRVLPGMQSAFIDIGLERAAFLHIVDILEQRRNPDETQRIEHMLFEGQSVLVQVIKDPINTKGARLSTQISLAGRFLVHLPQEEHIGVSQRIEDDTERSNLRERLNKLLPEKACHGYIIRTNAENATDEQLQSDIDYLTKVWEHIREQAKIQPPETLLYQDLPLSLRVLRDMFGCDTQKILVDSTVNHGRMTRFAEQYVHGALGRIELFKGERPLFETHNVEQEIGRALQPRVNLNFGSYLIIESTEAMTTIDVNTGGFVGARNFDETIFRTNLEACHTIARELRLRNLGGIIIIDFIDMAQESHREAVLQELAKALAFDRTRITLHGFTHLGLVELTRKRSRENLNQVLCEPCPSCQGRGRLKTPQTVCYEIQREIVREARRYDAQSFRILAAPNVIDLFLDEESQSLAMLIDFIGKPISLAVETAYTQEQYDIVLM
- the grxC gene encoding glutaredoxin 3 yields the protein MQTVTMYTGPFCPYCTMAKRLLHAAGVGHIDEIRVDASPEAFAEMQQLSGQRSVPQIFIGETHIGGFTDLYRLQQEGGLDGLLNP
- the secB gene encoding protein-export chaperone SecB; its protein translation is MSEELQPVFSIERLYVKDLSLEVPHAPQIFLEQGEPEVDMRVSTGSQKLEDGYYNVDVTVTVTAKLDNERTMFLNEVTQSGIFRLENIPEEDADLLLGVACPNILFPYAREAVSSTVTRAGFPPVLLAPINFEAIYQQQQEAEAAGA